A part of Drosophila bipectinata strain 14024-0381.07 chromosome 3L, DbipHiC1v2, whole genome shotgun sequence genomic DNA contains:
- the LOC108130147 gene encoding LOW QUALITY PROTEIN: uncharacterized protein (The sequence of the model RefSeq protein was modified relative to this genomic sequence to represent the inferred CDS: deleted 2 bases in 1 codon; substituted 1 base at 1 genomic stop codon) encodes MCSVQVLVYTVRARPDSTRPAPNVDSDATATATAVASQRRKQKQKQQLQLLAAASFMNETNATATDGGNETERYTACEWQCEIEILQPEENKEGEEQQKRILYEPRLSDARSSSQLVRHSRGIDDNIHSFDQTADDVDGDGDADDDFHYAHLPAVSSGINPPCHNPHTDPTTNSFYWAASPKLNSSTAGKNAPPRTKKKKNTYCQSSSNSKSNYGNIISQQQKHKEYQXHHYASLH; translated from the exons ATGTGCAGCGTTCAAGTACTTGTATATACGGTAAGAGCCAGGCCAGATTCGACCCGGCCAGCACCCAACGTCGACTCCgacgccaccgccaccgctaCCGCCGTCGCGTCGCAGCGACGcaagcagaagcagaagcagcaactgcaactgctggCAGCGGCAAGTTTTATGAATGAAACgaatgcaactgcaacggACGGTGGAAACGAGACGGAAAGATACACAGCTTGTGAATGGCAATGCGAGATCGAAATATT aCAGCCTGAAGAAAACAAAGAAGgggaagaacaacaaaaaagaattcttTACGAGCCTCGGCTCTCCGATGCACGGTCATCAAGTCAGCTCGTTCGACATTCAAGAGGCATCGATGATAATATTCATTCATTTGATCAAACCGCCGACGATGT agatggagatggagatgcaGACGACGACTTTCATTATGCCCACCTCCCTGCAGTTTCCTCTGGCATAAACCCGCCCTGCCATAACCCCCATACAGACCCCACTACCAACTCCTTCTACTGGGCGGCCTCCCCAAAACTAAATTCAAGCACGGCAGGGAAAAATGCTCCTCCTcgtacgaaaaaaaaaaaaaatacatattgccaaagtagcagcaacagcaaaagcAACTAC GGCAACATCATCAGCCAACAACAGAAACATAAAGAATACCAATAGCACCATTATGCATCATTACACTGA